The following are from one region of the Mauremys mutica isolate MM-2020 ecotype Southern chromosome 22, ASM2049712v1, whole genome shotgun sequence genome:
- the SPA17 gene encoding sperm surface protein Sp17: MSIPFSNTHHRIPPGFANLLEGLAREVLREQPEDIPAFAANYFEELLDKREKTKFDPAEWGSKLDDRFYNNKAFEEAVSLQEEVKESMKDSSMEPELDKHSLFETTTHEIEDKAATKIQAVYRGYRVRETVRRLKELGQDATNPTEEI, encoded by the exons ATGTCTATACCATTCTCAAACACCCATCACCGCATTCCGCCGGGATTTGCAAATCTGCTAGAAGGACTAGCCAGAGAAGTTTTGAGGGAGCAGCCTGAAGATATACCAGCCTTTGCAGCCAACTATTTTGAagagctgctggataaaagagAAA AAACCAAGTTTGACCCAGCAGAATGGGGGTCTAAACTGGACGACAGGTTCTACAACAACAAAGCTTTTGAG GAGGCTGTATCTTTGCAAGAAGAGGTGAAGGAGTCGATGAAAGATTCATCCATGGAGCCC GAGCTTGACAAACACAGCCTCTTTGAAACAACCACCCATGAAATAGAAGATAAAGCTGCCACAAAAATCCAGGCTGTCTACAGGGGATACAGGGTAAGAGAGACAGTGAGGAGACTGAAAGAACTAGGTCAGGATGCAACGAATCCCACGGAAGAAATCTAA